The genome window CTAAAACAAATTGCGGCGGCAAAACAGCCGCCAGTGGCGAAGATGGAACAGTTAAAAGCGGCAATTGCAATTGTTAAGGAGGCGCTTGCGGATGATTAATGGGACGACGTTAATTCAACGTTTTGAACGGTTTGCCAGCCCCCAGCTGGCTGAGAAATGGGATCACGTTGGCTTACAAGTCGGGGACCCGGACCAGCCCCTGCGGCGGTTAATGACCAGCTTAGATGTCCGGCCTGAGACCGTCGCCGAGGCAATTGACCAGCAGGTTGATTTTATTTTTGCCCACCACCCGGTGATGTTTCATCCAGCGCAGAATTTGGATACCAGAAATCCGCAGAATCAGATGTATGCCGACTTGCTTGCTCATCACATTACGGTTTATGCTGCCCATACCAACCTTGACACCGCCAATGGAGGGATGAATGACTGGCTTGCCGCCAAACTGGGTTTGACTAACTGCCAGCCATTGGTTCCAGCGGGAACGGATCCCATCACTGGCGCTCCCGTTGGGATGGGGCGGATTGGTAACTTCAACGGTCAAATGACATCCCGGGAGTTTGCTGATTACTGCCGCCGGTTATTTGGCGTGGCGGGCCTGCGCTTGATTAACCACCCTGATGATGGCCAAAAAGAAATTCACCGGGTAGCCGTTTTGGGCGGTGCCGGTCAGGACTTTTATGCCGACGCCGTTCGAATGGGCGCGGATGCTTACGTGACTGGGGATGTTAGTTACCATTTCGCCCATGATATGCTTGCCAACCACCTGACCGTGGTGGATCCGGGCCACCATATTGAGGCGATTTGTGAACACCAGCTGGCGGAGCTTTTTAGAAGCTGGCAAGCGGAGAACGACGGCTGGGATTTTGAGATTGTCGAAAACCAGCTCAATACGGATCCCTTTACTTTTGTAGTTGATGGAAAGGAAAATCAATAATGGCAAATGAACAGTACGAAGGTTTACTAGACCGTTTCTTAAAATATGTCAAAACCGAAACCCGTTCCAACCCGGCGGCAACGACGGTTCCGTCTGACCCTAAGGAAACCGTGTTTTTAAAAGAGCTGGCAGGGGAGTTAGAGGGGTTAGGTCTGGCAAACGTGCACATTAACCAGCAAAGTTCGTACCTGATGGCGACGATTCCAAGCAACCTGGATTATCAGGTGCCGGTGCTGGGGCTGATTGCCCATGTCGATACGGCGGATTTTAATGCCCACAACGTTAATCCGCAAATTGTCGAGAACTACGACGGCCATTCGCCGATTCAACTTGACGGGGATGGTAAGTACCAGTTGACGGTTAACGAGTTTCCGGCGCTCCGGAACTACCAGGGGAACACTCTGATTACGACTGACGGTTCAACTCTCCTGGGAGCGGATGATAAGTCAGGGGTTGCGGAAATTATTACACTGGCGGCGTACTTAATGGCCCATCCAGAAGTTAAGCATGGTGAAATCAGGATTGGTCTGGGACCGGATGAAGAAATTGGAACCGGTGCTGATCACTTTGACGTTGCGGACTTCGGGGCTGATATTGCCTACACCGTTGACGGCGGGCCACTTGGTGAGCTGGAGTACGAAACCTTTAATGCGGCGCAGGCGGAGATTGAAATCGAAGGCAAAGATGTTCACACGGCGGTTGCGAAGGGGACGATGGTGAATGCCATCCAAGTTGCCATTGATCTCCATAATAGCCTGCCTGCCCATGAACGGGCCGAGCGGACGGCAGGACGGGAAGGGTTCTTCCACCTATATAAGTTTACCGGTACGGTTGACCATGCCACGATGACCTACATTATTCGCGACCATAACCGGCAAAGTTTTGAGGAACGCAAGCACCTCCTAAAACGAATCGTAACTGGTTTGAACACCGAATTGGGTGCCGACCGTATCAGCATGAAGCTATATGACCAGTATTACAACCTCAAGGACGCCTTAAAGGGACATATGGAAGTGGTTGAACTAGCTAAGCAGGCGATGGAAAACCTGGGGATTACGCCCAACATCTATCCTGTTCGTGGGGGAACGGACGGGTCGACGATTTCCTACCTAGGTTTGCCGACCCCGAACCTCTTTGCTGGTGGCGAAAATATGCACTCCCGCTTTGAATATGTTTCCCTCCAAACGATGGAACGAGCGGTTGATGTCTTGCTTGAGATTATTCGGCTGAACAGTCGACAATAATATAAAAAACGCCAGACCGAAAATTTTCAGTCTGGCGTTTTTGAACTCAAATTATTAAAATTACTTTTCCTGTTTAGCCGGATCGGCCTTGCCGGTAATAGCGTTGACAGCATTAACTGCAATCAAGGCCATGACGGCACCAATGACGGCAACTGCCGTATAGTCGGGAGTCATTCCTTCCAACTGGGAGGTAATGTAGGCTAATACCTCGGCCAGAATTAGTCCCCAGATTGCAGCAACAATGTTTTTAGATAGCAGATTCATTAGTTTCATCCCCTCTGTATAATAAACATTTTAGCACAACTGAACACGAAAGGCAGGGGTAAAAAGTCATCACTCCAGGAATCTTTTGTTATAATTTGAAAGAAAGGGGGCGGCCAAACGTGAATTATGTACCACTAGAGGTGCACAGCAGTTATAGCTTACTCCAGAGTCCAACCCGGATTCCGGATCTGGTTAAGGCGGCTAAACAGCGGGGGTATACCGCCCTGGCCTTGACTGATCAAAATATTTTATATGGGGCTGTCGATTTTTATAATACTGCCCGACAGGCAGGAATTAAGCCGCTATTAGGATTAGAAATCACAGTGGCCCTGGACGAGCTTGCGGGGAACCAGCTCAAGATGACCTTGCTGGCGAAAAATGAGCAGGGTTACCGCAACCTAATGGACATTTCGACGCGCCAACAAACCGCAGAGCGCGGGAAGACAATAACGTTCACGGAACTGGCAGGATTACTGAAGGAAGTAGTCGTAATCCTGCCAGTCCAGCTGGCGGTGCTGAATTTGATCCGCCAGGGGACCGGCTGGCTGACTTCCCTGCAGCAAACCGTTGGCCGCAATCTCTATCTCGGGATCAACTTGCAATTGGATGAAGTTGAACGCTCCTCCCTCCAGCGTTTTGCCCAGGAGGCGGGTGTCCCCGTTGTCGCCACGACGCCAGTTGACTATTTGAACGCGACCGACTTTTTTGCCACGAAGACCCTCCAGGCGATTGGTCAGGGGGCTCAGCTGACTGACCTGGACGCCCAGGCAACCGCCACGGGGGATAACTATCTGCCGGTACGTCAGCAGGTGGAAGCTGCCTACCAGCAGCTCGGCCTAGCCGCCGCCGTTGATAATACAGCGGTCATTGCTGACCAGTGCAACGTTGAATTAAAGTTTCAGGCCCCAGTCCTGCCGCATTATCAGACCCCCCACGGGG of Limosilactobacillus oris contains these proteins:
- a CDS encoding Nif3-like dinuclear metal center hexameric protein codes for the protein MINGTTLIQRFERFASPQLAEKWDHVGLQVGDPDQPLRRLMTSLDVRPETVAEAIDQQVDFIFAHHPVMFHPAQNLDTRNPQNQMYADLLAHHITVYAAHTNLDTANGGMNDWLAAKLGLTNCQPLVPAGTDPITGAPVGMGRIGNFNGQMTSREFADYCRRLFGVAGLRLINHPDDGQKEIHRVAVLGGAGQDFYADAVRMGADAYVTGDVSYHFAHDMLANHLTVVDPGHHIEAICEHQLAELFRSWQAENDGWDFEIVENQLNTDPFTFVVDGKENQ
- the pepT gene encoding peptidase T — its product is MANEQYEGLLDRFLKYVKTETRSNPAATTVPSDPKETVFLKELAGELEGLGLANVHINQQSSYLMATIPSNLDYQVPVLGLIAHVDTADFNAHNVNPQIVENYDGHSPIQLDGDGKYQLTVNEFPALRNYQGNTLITTDGSTLLGADDKSGVAEIITLAAYLMAHPEVKHGEIRIGLGPDEEIGTGADHFDVADFGADIAYTVDGGPLGELEYETFNAAQAEIEIEGKDVHTAVAKGTMVNAIQVAIDLHNSLPAHERAERTAGREGFFHLYKFTGTVDHATMTYIIRDHNRQSFEERKHLLKRIVTGLNTELGADRISMKLYDQYYNLKDALKGHMEVVELAKQAMENLGITPNIYPVRGGTDGSTISYLGLPTPNLFAGGENMHSRFEYVSLQTMERAVDVLLEIIRLNSRQ
- a CDS encoding DUF2929 family protein; the encoded protein is MNLLSKNIVAAIWGLILAEVLAYITSQLEGMTPDYTAVAVIGAVMALIAVNAVNAITGKADPAKQEK